A stretch of the Haliaeetus albicilla chromosome 17, bHalAlb1.1, whole genome shotgun sequence genome encodes the following:
- the USP45 gene encoding ubiquitin carboxyl-terminal hydrolase 45 isoform X2 gives MKKLEEKSKISTVKEPFIDLSLPIIEERVAKPVPLGRTGKGKSVQEADLGQYNCSSITTLNNQPKIVKKHALTKDKNQLNQERRLARKASSNEEERSPVIMQEKTKKLELEGSSGVLYSKDTAADSAVNGSQTDGSEKEASRSESSFDADSEASESESASKQKAFSLSTNTSGLHVNHINVKMPHNKPSDSNEEMISSAISKLSFCDTINGDKKSSRGDPAVGLSNNSMFSVDKSPLSQNPQNAFQTLSQSYITSSKECSVQSCLYQFTSVELLMGNNKLLCESCTERKQKYQKRTNSTEKKTEGVYTNARKQLLISSVPAILILHLKRFHQAGLSLRKVNRHVDFPLILDLAPFCAASCKNVTDGARVLYSLYGIVEHSGSMRGGHYAAYVKVRTPSKKLLEHISTTKNVLGLKEAMGASGGQWVYVSDAHVQMVPESRVLNAQAYLLFYERLLY, from the exons ATGAAGAAACTAGAAGAAAAGTCAAAG aTTTCAACAGTAAAAGAACCTTTCATTGATCTTTCACTTCCTATAATAGAGGAGAGG GTTGCAAAACCTGTGCCTTTGGGAAGAACAGGTAAAGGTAAAAGTGTACAAGAGGCAGATCTTGGTCAGTATAACTGTTCTTCTATCACTACACTGAATAATCAACCCAAAATTGTGAAGAAACATGCTTTAACAAAAGATAAG AATCAATTGAACCAGGAAAGACGGCTTGCCAGAAAAGCTTCCTctaatgaagaagaaagaagtccTGTTATCAtgcaggaaaaaaccaaaaagcttgAGCTGGAAGGTAGCTCTGGTGTCCTGTACTCCAAAGACACAGCTGCTGACTCCGCTGTAAATGGAAGTCAGACGGATGGCAGTGAGAAGGAAGCCAGCCGCTCTGAAAGCAGCTTTGATGCAGACAGTGAAGCCTCAGAAAGCGAAAGTGCTTCTAAGCAAAAAGCTTTCAGCCTGTCCACCAACACGTCTGGTTTGCACGTCAACCACATAAATGTTAAAATGCCGCACAACAAACCAAGTGATAGTAATGAAGAGATGATTTCCAGTGCCATATCCAAACTCAGCTTCTGTGATACTATAAATGGAGATAAAAAATCGAGCCGTGGAGATCCGGCAGTAGGTTTATCGAATAATTCCATGTTCTCAGTAGACAAATCCCCGCTCTCCCAAAACCCTCAAAATGCTTTCCAGACGCTTTCCCAAAGCTACATAACTAGCTCAAAGGAATGTTCTGTTCAGTCCTGCCTTTACCAGTTCACCTCTGTAGAGCTCCTAATGGGGAACAACAAGCTTTTATGTGAGAGCtgcacagaaaggaaacagaagtatCAGAAGAGAACCAACTCCACAG aaaagaaaacagaaggtgTTTACACAAATGCTCGGAAACAGCTGCTGATTTCTTCAGTTCCTGCTATTCTTATTCTCCATCTGAAAAGATTCCACCAG gctggtttgaGTCTACGGAAAGTGAATAGGCATGTGGATTTCCCACTGATTTTAGACTTAGCACCATTTTGTGCTGCATCTTGCAAG AATGTGACGGATGGTGCAAGAGTGCTATATAGTCTTTATGGAATAGTGGAGCACAGTGGGTCAATGAGAGGTGGTCATTATGCAGCGTATGTGAAAGTCAGGACACCCTCCAAGAAATTACTAGAGCATATTTCTACCACTAAAAATGTTCTGG gTTTAAAAGAAGCCATGGGAGCATCAGGAGGACAGTGGGTGTATGTTAGTGATGCCCATGTTCAGATGGTTCCAGAATCAAGAGTACTAAATGCACAAGCATATCTACTTTTTTATGAAAGATTATTATATTAA